In Myxococcus guangdongensis, one genomic interval encodes:
- a CDS encoding DUF1428 domain-containing protein, translating to MPYVDGFLLPLPKKNLAAYRKMSRKAGKLWREHGALQYIESIQDDLPEGPSTVSFARGVKLKPDEAVVFAFIVYKSKADRNRVNKKVMADPRLGSPEGVPFDSKRMIWGGFKSIVSL from the coding sequence ATGCCCTACGTCGATGGTTTCCTGCTGCCGCTGCCGAAGAAGAACCTGGCCGCCTATCGGAAGATGTCACGCAAGGCGGGCAAGCTCTGGCGCGAGCACGGCGCGCTCCAGTACATCGAGTCCATCCAGGACGACCTCCCGGAGGGCCCCTCCACCGTCTCTTTCGCCCGGGGCGTGAAGCTCAAGCCGGACGAGGCCGTGGTGTTCGCCTTCATCGTCTACAAGTCGAAGGCGGACAGGAATCGCGTCAACAAGAAGGTGATGGCCGACCCGCGACTGGGCTCGCCCGAGGGTGTGCCCTTCGACAGCAAGCGGATGATCTGGGGCGGCTTCAAGTCCATCGTTTCGCTGTAG
- a CDS encoding serine/threonine-protein kinase, whose protein sequence is MPRCQTCGRRWEGSHAPCPPSPSPDGAGRATSVEPTPPRIPGYQVEGVLAQGGFGVLLGARRETDHQRVAIKLARTGNALARAQLIRESEALRQLGPPTVPALYEEGVLSNGVRFLVMEHVPLPTLAERLARASGPVPAQELPQLALSVADTVAHVHALGLAHCDLKPEHLFLNEDGGGQVRVFDFGLVRGTAPIEGTALPGEGATTSDTSGFAGTAEYMAPEQCAGNANVDARTDVYALGVLLYEMLTGRPPFFGSTPDVLQAHLALRPPPPSDFAPVPPALEEVVLRCLAKERSRRPEDAAALAAALREAFSHAHRPLEPVTPRPTAPGEPRPAQVRRSVAVLFLTSRSNPVSVQKGLGSYGGHLAHTDGPRIAAVFDPDVGENPVRRAMRAAEGMAERGLAASALVDVSAVTVQRRPTGAPRYLGAIFARTDRYPTGPDTHGLLLSPAAAEAVPEVPCTEVPNHPGLLRPASPGAAPRPDITVLQLGSEVLVGRDAELTSLVDSARAAVGEAAPTLVTVMGERGLGKSHLSAALVRELQLQLPLARMYSTRSREPVQGDPDGTLRTLLRCALNAFESDDTDTEEQGRASIMQRLGPTLGSELWPGVAATLGWYAPGGPELQSWAAAPGALRSLAMRATGELLASTARERPLCLIIDDAHFAEETALDALEYACLAEASVPIWVCVLARPGFEKSRPLWGARAARQVTVSLRALAAEPSQELCRMLLKPVENVPAQAVERIVERAQHVPLYLVELVRGLKRQGLVRQRAPGGSWYLVTDGVEKVPELRLVEWLADRELGALPSTLAAHARLCALLGTDFTAATAEGVVRELERDGAAGGFPLDAGHATRRLLDSGLLVLHRQEGLSFRNELLRDAVAATLPAAERQRIHRAAYRYYLGPAGASERQRLPRLALHAAAADLREEAAALSIDLAESARGRHAFLDAEAMYTRALELLDAEDELRCLTALRGRGLMRIRIGRYDDSLADFAAARERARKLGDVRSEVELLLDEAMALDWVNDYAASEERALEAQAMAMQVRSAYVQSRLLLALGRALFRKGEWQEAREPLEAAAVFAKRLGDAGYETQVVSQLLLAVILPNLGDIDETDRVLAEVVAACTERGDLFHLGSAINNRRNLWVARRDLASALKDQQRFMHLGRELGMVGWEYFAEHNLGELHYQAGDVDAAAPHIARAIALERRHPEVAPRPWALLLQARTMAWTGRQARARELLAQVKQVLSENRNGVELSPPEEVLFSMVELSTRDASAKEWTALRERSSQVSVEQEPLEVLEMMGLAALRRDETQEAVRILTDALMLASRMPNLMEARIRRSLERAQDGQLPV, encoded by the coding sequence GTGCCGCGCTGCCAGACATGTGGGCGGCGCTGGGAAGGCTCCCATGCGCCGTGCCCGCCGAGTCCATCCCCAGACGGGGCGGGACGGGCGACGTCCGTGGAGCCGACGCCGCCGCGCATCCCCGGCTACCAGGTGGAGGGCGTGCTGGCGCAAGGCGGCTTCGGCGTGCTGCTCGGCGCGCGGCGGGAGACGGACCACCAGCGCGTGGCCATCAAGCTGGCCCGCACGGGCAATGCCCTGGCGCGCGCCCAGCTCATCCGCGAGTCGGAGGCGCTGCGCCAACTGGGGCCGCCCACCGTGCCCGCGCTGTACGAGGAGGGCGTGCTCTCCAATGGCGTGCGCTTCCTCGTCATGGAGCACGTGCCGCTGCCCACGCTGGCGGAGCGACTGGCGCGCGCGTCGGGGCCCGTGCCCGCGCAGGAGCTGCCCCAGCTGGCGCTGTCGGTGGCGGACACGGTGGCCCACGTGCACGCGCTCGGGTTGGCGCACTGCGACTTGAAGCCCGAGCACCTGTTCCTCAACGAGGACGGCGGCGGGCAGGTGCGCGTGTTCGACTTCGGCCTGGTGCGAGGCACCGCGCCCATCGAGGGCACCGCGCTGCCCGGCGAGGGCGCGACGACGAGCGACACCTCGGGCTTCGCAGGCACCGCCGAGTACATGGCCCCCGAGCAGTGCGCGGGCAACGCCAACGTGGACGCGCGCACGGACGTGTACGCGCTGGGCGTGCTGCTCTACGAGATGCTCACCGGCCGCCCCCCCTTCTTCGGCTCGACGCCGGATGTGCTCCAGGCCCACCTGGCGCTGCGTCCGCCGCCGCCGTCGGACTTCGCGCCGGTGCCTCCCGCGCTGGAGGAGGTGGTGCTGCGGTGTCTGGCGAAGGAGCGCTCGCGCCGGCCGGAGGACGCCGCCGCGCTGGCCGCCGCGCTGCGCGAGGCGTTCTCGCACGCGCACCGTCCGCTCGAGCCCGTCACGCCCCGCCCCACCGCGCCCGGCGAGCCTCGGCCCGCGCAGGTGCGCCGCTCCGTCGCCGTGCTCTTCCTCACCTCGCGCTCCAATCCGGTCAGCGTGCAGAAGGGACTGGGCTCGTACGGCGGGCACCTGGCCCACACGGATGGGCCTCGCATCGCGGCGGTGTTCGACCCGGACGTCGGAGAGAACCCCGTGCGCCGGGCCATGCGCGCCGCGGAGGGCATGGCCGAGCGGGGCCTGGCCGCGAGCGCGCTCGTGGACGTGTCCGCTGTCACCGTGCAGCGGCGCCCCACCGGAGCGCCGCGCTACCTGGGCGCCATCTTCGCCCGAACGGACCGCTACCCCACGGGCCCGGACACGCATGGGCTCCTGTTGTCCCCCGCCGCCGCGGAGGCCGTGCCGGAGGTGCCGTGCACGGAGGTGCCCAACCACCCGGGGCTCTTGCGTCCGGCGTCACCGGGGGCCGCGCCCCGGCCAGACATCACCGTGCTGCAGTTGGGCAGCGAGGTGCTGGTGGGCCGCGACGCGGAGCTGACCTCGCTGGTGGACAGCGCTCGCGCGGCGGTGGGTGAGGCGGCGCCCACGCTCGTCACGGTGATGGGCGAGCGCGGGCTGGGCAAGAGCCACCTGTCCGCGGCCCTGGTGCGGGAGCTCCAGTTGCAGCTGCCGCTGGCGCGGATGTACAGCACGCGCTCGCGCGAGCCGGTGCAGGGCGACCCGGACGGGACGCTGCGCACGTTGCTTCGCTGCGCGCTCAATGCCTTCGAGAGCGACGACACGGACACCGAGGAGCAGGGCCGCGCGTCCATCATGCAGCGGCTGGGGCCCACGCTGGGCTCGGAGCTGTGGCCGGGCGTGGCCGCGACGCTGGGCTGGTACGCGCCGGGCGGGCCGGAGCTGCAGAGCTGGGCGGCGGCGCCGGGCGCGCTGCGCTCGCTGGCCATGCGCGCCACCGGTGAGCTGCTCGCGTCCACCGCCCGCGAGCGTCCGCTGTGCCTCATCATCGACGACGCGCACTTCGCGGAGGAGACGGCGCTGGATGCGCTGGAGTACGCGTGCCTCGCCGAGGCGAGCGTGCCCATCTGGGTGTGCGTGCTGGCGCGGCCAGGGTTCGAGAAGAGCCGGCCGTTGTGGGGGGCTCGCGCCGCGCGACAGGTCACCGTGTCGCTGCGGGCGCTCGCGGCGGAGCCGTCGCAGGAGCTGTGCCGCATGCTCCTCAAGCCGGTGGAGAACGTGCCCGCGCAGGCGGTGGAGCGCATCGTCGAGCGCGCCCAGCACGTGCCGCTGTACCTGGTGGAGCTGGTGCGGGGCCTCAAGCGCCAGGGGCTGGTGCGTCAGCGCGCGCCGGGTGGAAGCTGGTACCTGGTCACCGACGGCGTGGAGAAGGTCCCCGAGCTGCGGCTGGTGGAGTGGCTGGCGGACCGGGAGCTGGGCGCGCTGCCGTCGACGCTCGCCGCGCATGCGCGGCTGTGTGCCTTGTTGGGCACGGACTTCACCGCCGCGACGGCGGAGGGCGTGGTGCGGGAGCTGGAGCGGGACGGCGCGGCGGGCGGCTTCCCGTTGGATGCGGGCCACGCGACGCGGCGGCTGTTGGACTCCGGGTTGCTCGTGTTGCATCGGCAGGAGGGGCTGAGCTTCCGTAACGAGCTGCTCCGTGACGCGGTGGCCGCCACGCTGCCGGCCGCCGAACGACAGCGCATCCACCGCGCCGCATATCGGTATTACCTGGGGCCCGCGGGCGCGAGTGAGCGGCAGCGGTTGCCTCGACTGGCCCTGCACGCGGCCGCGGCGGACCTGCGCGAGGAGGCCGCCGCGCTCTCCATCGACCTGGCGGAGTCCGCGCGGGGGCGTCATGCGTTCCTCGACGCGGAGGCCATGTACACGCGCGCGCTGGAGTTGCTGGACGCCGAGGACGAGCTGCGTTGCCTCACCGCGCTGCGAGGGCGGGGGCTGATGCGCATCCGCATCGGTCGGTACGACGATTCGCTGGCGGACTTCGCGGCGGCGCGCGAGCGGGCGCGAAAGCTGGGGGACGTGCGCTCCGAGGTGGAGCTGCTGCTGGACGAGGCGATGGCGCTGGACTGGGTGAACGACTACGCGGCCAGCGAGGAGCGCGCGCTGGAGGCCCAGGCGATGGCGATGCAGGTGCGGTCGGCGTATGTGCAGAGCCGGCTGTTGCTCGCCCTGGGCCGCGCGCTGTTCCGCAAGGGTGAGTGGCAGGAGGCCCGCGAGCCATTGGAGGCCGCGGCGGTCTTCGCGAAGCGGCTGGGCGACGCGGGTTACGAGACGCAGGTGGTGTCGCAGCTGTTGCTGGCCGTCATCCTCCCCAACCTGGGAGACATCGACGAGACGGACCGGGTGTTGGCGGAGGTGGTCGCCGCGTGCACGGAGCGCGGAGACTTGTTCCACCTGGGCAGCGCCATCAACAACCGTCGCAACCTGTGGGTGGCTCGGAGGGACCTGGCGAGCGCGCTGAAGGACCAGCAGCGCTTCATGCACCTGGGGCGCGAGCTGGGCATGGTGGGCTGGGAGTACTTCGCCGAGCACAACCTGGGCGAGCTGCACTACCAGGCGGGCGACGTGGATGCCGCGGCGCCGCACATCGCCCGGGCGATTGCGTTGGAGCGCCGGCACCCGGAGGTGGCGCCGCGCCCGTGGGCGCTGTTGCTCCAGGCTCGCACCATGGCGTGGACGGGGAGGCAGGCGCGGGCGCGCGAGCTGCTCGCGCAGGTGAAGCAGGTGCTGTCGGAGAATCGGAACGGCGTGGAGCTGAGCCCCCCCGAGGAGGTGCTGTTCTCCATGGTGGAGCTGTCCACGCGGGACGCCTCGGCGAAGGAGTGGACGGCGCTGCGTGAGCGCTCCAGCCAGGTGTCCGTGGAGCAGGAGCCGCTCGAGGTGCTGGAGATGATGGGCCTGGCGGCGCTGCGGAGGGATGAGACTCAGGAGGCGGTGCGCATCCTCACGGACGCGCTCATGCTCGCCTCGCGGATGCCCAATCTCATGGAGGCACGCATCCGCCGCTCACTCGAACGTGCTCAGGACGGACAGCTCCCCGTGTAG
- a CDS encoding OPT/YSL family transporter encodes MSTSTTAPDSAGDVSLSAVPPAPVAPLPGMREWTPRAVGMGLLVGSLLAVTNVSMGLKLGWWESGSVMAAVLGFGGLAAVSRRRGAAYTPLENNLTQVSAVAVGAMPAAAGLLGPLPALMLLGLEVPGVAVAAWSVALGVLGVLAAHLLRRRLMEEEALAFPTGIATAEVITAMHASAPEENRGRGVWLAVAAVLSTGFTVLRDAFQKVPGMVAAPGTVGGASAASLTWGLAWSPMLVAVGMMAGLHLGLSMLLGALVGWGVLSPWLVSTGAVKEASFDALQTWLTWPGVGLLLGSAVVSLTAQARDFWRAAKDLGSLRGGGGLPRWAWLSGGVACVLAWGLGVGVYGMSAAQVVLALVLVLPLCAVCARGAGQLDVSPVSQVGQLSQVAAGVLLPGGVGPNVAVGGVVSGAAAQTGVSLWALKAGHLLGASPGRMLGAQLLGVLAGSLVSVPAYLLLTRAYGLGSEALPAPFAQQFRAVAELASRGLDGLPPNALLAGSVAAGVGALLTLLARGRAARWVPSPVAMGIGFILPAYFAVTLCLGGVLAAVARWRWPASTGRNVPALAAGAIAAESLVGVALGALKLLGFMA; translated from the coding sequence GTGTCTACTTCGACGACCGCACCTGACTCCGCCGGTGACGTGAGCTTGAGCGCGGTGCCTCCGGCGCCCGTGGCCCCTTTGCCCGGGATGCGCGAGTGGACGCCGCGCGCGGTGGGCATGGGGTTGCTGGTGGGCTCGCTGTTGGCGGTCACCAACGTGTCCATGGGGTTGAAGCTGGGCTGGTGGGAGAGCGGCTCGGTGATGGCGGCGGTGCTGGGGTTCGGAGGGCTCGCGGCGGTGTCGCGCCGACGGGGGGCTGCGTACACGCCGCTGGAGAACAACCTCACGCAGGTGTCGGCGGTGGCGGTGGGCGCGATGCCCGCGGCGGCGGGGCTGTTGGGGCCGTTGCCGGCGCTGATGCTGTTGGGGCTGGAGGTGCCGGGCGTGGCGGTGGCGGCCTGGAGCGTGGCGCTCGGTGTGTTGGGCGTGCTGGCCGCGCACCTGTTGCGGCGGCGGTTGATGGAGGAGGAGGCGCTCGCGTTCCCGACGGGCATCGCCACCGCGGAGGTCATCACCGCGATGCACGCGTCGGCGCCCGAGGAGAACCGGGGACGTGGTGTGTGGCTCGCGGTGGCGGCGGTGTTGTCCACGGGCTTCACGGTGCTGCGGGATGCGTTCCAGAAGGTGCCGGGGATGGTGGCGGCGCCGGGGACGGTGGGCGGCGCGTCTGCGGCGTCGCTGACGTGGGGATTGGCGTGGAGCCCCATGTTGGTGGCGGTGGGGATGATGGCGGGCCTGCACCTGGGGCTGAGCATGTTGCTGGGCGCGCTCGTGGGGTGGGGCGTGCTGTCGCCGTGGCTGGTGTCGACAGGAGCGGTGAAGGAGGCGAGCTTCGACGCGCTCCAGACCTGGCTCACGTGGCCGGGCGTGGGGTTGTTGTTGGGCTCGGCGGTGGTGTCGCTCACGGCGCAGGCGCGGGACTTCTGGCGCGCGGCGAAGGACCTGGGCTCGCTGCGCGGTGGTGGGGGATTGCCCCGATGGGCGTGGCTGAGCGGGGGCGTGGCCTGTGTGCTGGCGTGGGGCCTGGGCGTGGGCGTGTATGGGATGAGCGCGGCGCAGGTGGTGCTGGCGTTGGTGTTGGTGTTGCCGCTGTGCGCGGTGTGCGCGCGAGGGGCGGGGCAGCTCGACGTATCGCCGGTGTCGCAGGTGGGCCAGTTGTCGCAGGTGGCGGCGGGGGTGCTGCTGCCCGGAGGCGTGGGGCCCAACGTGGCGGTGGGCGGCGTGGTCTCCGGTGCGGCGGCGCAGACGGGCGTGAGCTTGTGGGCGCTGAAGGCGGGACACCTGTTGGGCGCGTCGCCGGGGCGGATGCTGGGGGCTCAGTTGTTGGGGGTGCTCGCGGGCTCGTTGGTGAGCGTGCCGGCGTACCTGCTGCTGACGCGGGCGTATGGCTTGGGTTCGGAGGCGCTGCCCGCGCCGTTCGCGCAGCAGTTCCGCGCGGTGGCGGAGCTGGCGTCGAGAGGGTTGGACGGCTTGCCGCCGAACGCGCTGCTCGCGGGGAGCGTGGCCGCGGGCGTGGGCGCGCTCCTGACGTTGCTGGCGCGAGGGCGCGCGGCGCGCTGGGTGCCTTCGCCGGTGGCGATGGGCATCGGCTTCATCCTGCCGGCCTACTTCGCGGTGACGCTGTGCCTGGGCGGTGTGCTGGCGGCGGTGGCGCGCTGGCGCTGGCCGGCCTCGACGGGCCGCAACGTGCCCGCGCTGGCCGCGGGGGCCATCGCGGCGGAGTCGCTGGTGGGCGTGGCCCTCGGCGCGCTCAAGCTCCTGGGCTTCATGGCGTAG
- a CDS encoding PAS domain S-box protein encodes MTTLDDLTTCAGLALAPPSSTGACLILISTTTPAAIGKAYRLEPGEHIIGRGSEATVRIDDHGVSRKHARIVRLPDGGCHVTDLESTNGTLLNGTPIATAELQEGDRLQIGTVTVFRFSKRELLEQREEALRQALSAARVGIWDWNAQSGRVTWSEQVDRLLGLPVGKLSGRAMELEEVVHPADLPRVRESLSIALEKKTQVDVEYRIEPQGSGWRWISCKGDVLCDASGMPARVTGTVMDITARKQAEQELARQALIFESIYDGVVITDLGGGIIDWNASAERMFGRNKSEALGQTLFRVLHPDEPDRMTGMVLAGLEKQGRWTGELEFKRRDGTTCWCESVVVPLRDSEGRTIANIMVHRDTSERKQLQAHLVVADRLASVGTLGAGVAHEINNPLAYMLVNLHLVREGLERMESQVPAAAIASLQQLVRETTEGAERIATIVRDLKVFARGEQEVRLMPVDVRRAVELACKMADNVIRHRARLVTEFEPVAPVEASESRLCQVFLNLLLNAAQAIPEDRSPEHEHEIRVVIRAGDRGRVLVEVRDTGIGMTAEVMDRIFDPFFTTKPVGVGTGLGLSICHGIIESMGGSIHAESEPGKGSTFRVVLRAATRELELLPRLQAVVPTNTRARILVVDDEPNVTLALQRSLAADHEVATANSAQAALRLLNEGSRFDLILCDVMMPGMTGMDLYNELGRSAPEQAGRMVFMTGGAFTPRTVSFLREVPNLKISKPLDLTQLRELVGRSAEASR; translated from the coding sequence ATGACGACATTGGATGACCTCACGACCTGCGCCGGTCTGGCGCTGGCTCCGCCGTCCTCGACGGGAGCCTGCCTCATCCTCATCAGCACCACGACGCCCGCGGCCATCGGCAAGGCGTACCGGCTGGAGCCCGGCGAGCACATCATCGGCCGGGGCTCCGAGGCCACGGTGCGCATCGACGACCATGGCGTGTCGCGCAAGCATGCCCGCATCGTCCGGCTGCCGGACGGGGGCTGCCATGTCACGGATCTGGAGTCCACCAACGGCACCCTGCTCAACGGCACGCCCATCGCCACGGCGGAGCTCCAGGAGGGCGACCGGCTCCAGATTGGCACCGTCACGGTGTTCCGCTTCTCCAAGCGGGAGCTGCTCGAGCAGCGCGAGGAGGCGCTGCGCCAGGCGCTGTCCGCCGCGCGCGTGGGCATCTGGGATTGGAACGCGCAGAGCGGCCGGGTGACGTGGAGCGAGCAGGTGGACCGGCTGTTGGGGCTGCCCGTGGGCAAGCTGTCCGGCCGCGCCATGGAGCTCGAGGAGGTGGTGCACCCCGCCGACCTGCCGCGCGTGCGGGAGTCCCTGTCCATCGCGTTGGAGAAGAAGACGCAGGTGGATGTGGAATACCGCATCGAACCGCAGGGCAGCGGGTGGCGCTGGATTTCCTGCAAGGGGGACGTGCTGTGTGACGCCTCGGGGATGCCCGCGCGGGTGACGGGCACGGTGATGGACATCACCGCCCGCAAGCAGGCCGAGCAGGAGCTGGCGCGCCAGGCGCTCATCTTCGAGAGCATCTACGACGGCGTGGTGATTACGGATTTGGGCGGCGGCATCATCGACTGGAACGCCAGCGCGGAGCGGATGTTCGGCCGCAACAAGTCGGAGGCGCTGGGACAGACGCTCTTCCGTGTGCTGCACCCCGACGAGCCGGACCGGATGACGGGCATGGTGCTCGCCGGGCTGGAGAAGCAGGGCCGGTGGACGGGGGAGCTGGAGTTCAAGCGCCGCGACGGCACCACCTGCTGGTGTGAGTCCGTCGTCGTCCCGCTGCGCGACAGCGAGGGCCGCACGATTGCCAACATCATGGTCCACCGCGACACGTCGGAGCGCAAGCAGCTCCAGGCGCACCTCGTCGTGGCGGACCGGCTGGCGTCGGTGGGCACGCTGGGCGCGGGGGTGGCGCACGAAATCAACAACCCGCTGGCGTACATGCTGGTCAACCTGCACCTGGTGCGCGAGGGCCTGGAGCGGATGGAGAGCCAGGTGCCCGCGGCGGCCATCGCCTCGCTGCAGCAGCTGGTGCGGGAGACGACGGAGGGCGCCGAGCGCATCGCCACCATCGTGCGCGACTTGAAGGTCTTCGCGCGCGGCGAGCAGGAAGTGCGGCTGATGCCGGTGGACGTGCGGCGCGCGGTGGAGCTGGCGTGCAAGATGGCGGACAACGTCATCCGTCACCGCGCGCGACTGGTGACGGAGTTCGAGCCGGTGGCGCCGGTGGAGGCCAGCGAGTCGCGGCTGTGTCAGGTGTTCCTGAACCTGCTGCTCAACGCGGCGCAGGCGATTCCGGAGGACCGCTCGCCCGAGCACGAGCATGAAATCCGCGTGGTCATCCGCGCGGGAGACCGGGGCCGCGTGTTGGTGGAGGTGCGGGACACGGGCATCGGGATGACGGCGGAGGTGATGGACCGCATCTTCGACCCGTTCTTCACCACCAAGCCGGTGGGCGTGGGGACGGGGCTGGGGTTGTCCATCTGCCACGGCATCATCGAGTCCATGGGGGGCTCCATCCACGCGGAGAGCGAGCCGGGCAAGGGCAGCACGTTCCGCGTCGTGCTGCGCGCGGCCACGCGGGAGCTGGAGCTGTTGCCGAGGCTGCAGGCGGTGGTGCCGACGAACACGCGGGCGCGCATCCTGGTGGTGGACGACGAGCCGAACGTGACGCTGGCGTTGCAGCGCTCGTTGGCGGCGGACCACGAGGTGGCCACGGCGAACAGCGCGCAGGCGGCGCTGCGGCTGCTCAACGAGGGGAGCCGCTTCGACCTCATCCTCTGTGACGTGATGATGCCGGGCATGACGGGCATGGACCTGTACAACGAGCTGGGCCGCAGCGCGCCGGAGCAGGCGGGCCGCATGGTGTTCATGACGGGGGGCGCCTTCACGCCGCGCACGGTGTCCTTCCTGCGCGAGGTTCCCAACTTGAAGATTTCCAAGCCGCTGGACCTCACCCAGCTCCGCGAGCTGGTGGGACGCTCGGCGGAGGCGAGCCGATGA
- a CDS encoding serine/threonine-protein kinase — protein MAADSESTFRIQARADLHGAERAKGDAGRGPGTLAGEYVLKALLASGGHGSVYEAEHRILGRRAAVKVLHPHLADQGEMLKRFVREARVVNQIRHPNIVDVYDFGLMPDGSPYYVMELLAGRTLGQVVQERGRLSASRARAYLEPVCGALEAAHRAGVVHRDLKASNILVVEEGEKPRVKLLDFGIAKLLSAEATQEGLTIAGQRLGTAHAMAPEQFRGGTIGPHTDIYALGVLLHQLLTGRYPFLCEDRMELERLHLEAPAPRPSAIAPVSPAVDQVVLRCLEKDASRRFGSVGAFLAALADAAEEPVQPTHRSRLALAVHAEVVLSSAAAQDDDAMYAVLADVLDGLEQGLRGGGFLLALQSGTTLLAVRPLENGSPTPERTTYLREAERSLRILQQAAQKLADPVDAQVHLCLHLGQAETRGDTGESEIVGGPVTDVSAWRLRGPEGFALTPAAALSLEFPEPL, from the coding sequence ATGGCGGCCGACTCCGAGAGCACGTTCCGCATCCAGGCACGCGCGGATCTCCATGGCGCCGAGCGGGCAAAAGGGGATGCGGGCCGAGGCCCGGGAACACTTGCGGGCGAGTACGTCCTCAAGGCCCTGCTGGCCTCCGGCGGACATGGCAGCGTCTATGAAGCCGAGCACCGCATCCTCGGCCGACGGGCCGCGGTGAAGGTGCTCCACCCCCACCTGGCGGATCAGGGCGAGATGCTCAAGCGCTTCGTGCGCGAGGCCCGGGTGGTGAACCAGATACGCCACCCCAACATCGTGGACGTCTATGACTTCGGGCTGATGCCGGACGGCAGCCCCTACTACGTCATGGAGCTGCTCGCCGGGCGCACCCTGGGCCAGGTGGTGCAGGAGCGCGGCCGGCTGTCGGCGTCCCGCGCGCGCGCCTACCTGGAGCCGGTGTGCGGCGCGCTGGAGGCGGCGCACCGCGCGGGCGTCGTCCACCGCGACTTGAAGGCCAGCAACATCCTCGTCGTGGAGGAGGGTGAGAAGCCTCGGGTGAAGCTGCTCGACTTCGGCATCGCCAAGCTCCTGTCCGCGGAGGCCACCCAGGAGGGGCTCACCATCGCCGGCCAGCGGCTGGGCACCGCCCACGCCATGGCCCCCGAGCAGTTCCGCGGGGGCACCATCGGCCCGCACACGGACATCTACGCGCTGGGGGTGCTCCTGCACCAGCTGCTCACCGGCCGCTACCCCTTCCTCTGCGAGGACCGGATGGAGCTGGAGCGGCTGCACCTGGAAGCCCCCGCGCCCCGGCCCAGCGCCATCGCCCCGGTCTCCCCGGCCGTGGACCAGGTGGTGCTGCGCTGTCTGGAGAAGGACGCCAGCCGCCGCTTCGGCAGCGTGGGCGCGTTCCTGGCCGCGCTCGCCGACGCCGCGGAGGAGCCCGTGCAGCCCACCCACCGCAGCCGGCTGGCGCTCGCCGTCCACGCGGAGGTGGTGCTGTCGTCGGCCGCGGCCCAGGACGACGACGCGATGTACGCGGTGCTCGCGGACGTGCTGGATGGGCTGGAGCAGGGGCTGCGCGGCGGGGGCTTCCTCCTGGCGCTGCAGTCCGGCACCACGCTGCTCGCCGTGCGCCCCCTGGAGAACGGCTCGCCCACCCCCGAGCGAACGACGTACCTGCGCGAGGCGGAGCGCTCGCTGCGCATCCTCCAGCAGGCCGCGCAGAAGCTCGCCGACCCCGTGGATGCCCAGGTCCACCTGTGCCTGCACCTGGGACAAGCAGAGACGCGCGGCGACACCGGCGAATCCGAAATCGTCGGCGGCCCCGTCACCGATGTGAGTGCCTGGAGGCTGCGCGGACCGGAGGGTTTCGCCCTCACCCCCGCCGCCGCGCTGAGCCTGGAGTTTCCAGAGCCTCTCTAG